A single window of Flavobacterium aestivum DNA harbors:
- a CDS encoding MATE family efflux transporter encodes MVKKIQNQLLKIIKNSFIQQSLITLIFRICGLLTLFGFTVFLTKTYSPKIVGQYDFVRSFLLVIGSICLLGCDQSILYFKGRLIGENTLEGIKKVYTKMLGMLLTMSVLFLLIFWSINEEFINNYFSDSRVYDILLKSVLVLFFYGLTTLNTEVFRALDHFYVAELFRNTIKYIPLIIGAILLFYFGLETYLVEVFLLGFVVLSFITTIIVFFYFSKANVEKATVNFGYKEIFSKSYPIAISGMALFLLMSFDILFLKKYRDDSTVAFYSVAVKLVTILSMVIITVNITVSTKISEYFFSKNRTDLIKTVQHASRLIFLLTFPIAFMICFFPEYILGFFGKGYVAAKNALLILAIGQGICSAFGTAPIYLNMTGRQHIFQIILLVTVFINFLMNRLLIPEYGMIGAATAFVVSSIFWNSITAIVIYKKDQVNVFLN; translated from the coding sequence ATGGTAAAAAAAATTCAGAACCAATTACTGAAAATAATCAAAAATTCATTTATTCAACAAAGTTTGATCACTTTGATTTTTAGAATTTGTGGGTTATTAACATTATTTGGATTCACTGTATTTCTTACCAAAACCTATTCTCCAAAAATTGTTGGACAATATGATTTTGTTCGTTCTTTCCTTCTTGTAATTGGGAGCATTTGTTTGTTGGGATGCGACCAGTCGATATTGTATTTTAAAGGTAGACTTATAGGAGAGAATACCTTAGAAGGAATAAAAAAAGTTTATACTAAAATGCTAGGAATGTTACTGACGATGTCAGTTTTATTTCTTTTGATATTTTGGAGTATCAATGAGGAATTTATAAACAATTATTTCTCTGATTCAAGAGTTTACGATATTCTTTTAAAATCGGTACTGGTGTTGTTTTTTTATGGTTTAACTACTTTGAATACAGAAGTTTTTCGCGCATTAGACCATTTTTATGTAGCCGAACTTTTTAGAAATACTATCAAATATATTCCATTGATTATTGGAGCAATTTTGCTCTTTTATTTTGGTTTAGAAACCTATTTGGTTGAGGTTTTTTTGTTGGGTTTTGTTGTTCTTTCTTTTATAACCACTATTATTGTTTTCTTCTATTTTAGCAAAGCAAATGTTGAGAAAGCAACTGTAAATTTTGGGTATAAAGAAATATTCTCTAAGTCATATCCCATCGCAATTAGCGGAATGGCTCTGTTTTTATTAATGAGTTTTGATATTCTCTTTTTAAAAAAATATAGAGATGATTCTACAGTGGCATTTTACTCTGTAGCCGTTAAATTAGTTACCATTCTTTCGATGGTGATTATCACAGTAAATATTACGGTTTCTACCAAAATTTCTGAATATTTTTTTAGCAAAAACAGAACGGATTTGATTAAAACAGTTCAACATGCCTCACGTTTAATATTTCTATTGACTTTTCCGATAGCATTTATGATCTGTTTTTTTCCAGAGTATATTTTAGGTTTTTTCGGAAAAGGGTATGTAGCTGCAAAGAATGCTTTGCTTATTTTAGCTATTGGTCAAGGAATCTGTTCTGCTTTTGGCACAGCACCGATTTATTTGAATATGACGGGTAGACAACATATTTTTCAAATTATATTGTTAGTTACCGTGTTTATTAATTTTCTTATGAATAGGTTATTAATACCTGAGTATGGTATGATTGGAGCTGCAACTGCATTTGTGGTTAGTTCAATTTTTTGGAACAGTATTACTGCGATTGTGATTTACAAAAAGGATCAAGTGAACGTTTTTTTGAATTAG
- a CDS encoding glycosyltransferase, whose protein sequence is MKIVHIINNLASGGAEKLLLDTIPLYRKKGIEVDLLVLNGTESPFMQVLKELDCCSIYSLGLNSEYNPIQVFRLIPFLKKYDIAHVHLFPSQYWVVFAKLLSFSKIKLILTEHTTTNPRMKNYLLSKIDRFIYRFYCKVVCITDEVSQILYQYTQQSQLKFVVIENGVNLKEIYDAEPYSKRNISSLFSDQDTLLIQVARFSKHKDQETVIKALKFLPVNVKLMLVGEGVLRKNCKDLVKQLKLEDRVLFLGARMDVPKLLKTADISLLSSNWEGFGLVAVESMASGKPFIASNVPGMASVVKDAGILFEKGNASELAFHIDKLIKDQNYYKEVVNACKIRAKQYDIQFMVDKHIDLYQTII, encoded by the coding sequence ATGAAAATAGTACATATTATAAACAATTTAGCATCTGGAGGCGCCGAAAAATTACTTTTGGACACTATACCTCTTTATAGAAAAAAAGGAATTGAGGTTGATTTATTGGTACTGAATGGCACCGAAAGTCCTTTTATGCAAGTATTAAAAGAGCTCGACTGTTGTTCGATTTATTCTTTAGGGCTAAATTCAGAATACAATCCGATACAGGTTTTTAGATTAATTCCTTTCCTGAAAAAATATGATATAGCTCATGTACATTTATTTCCTTCACAATATTGGGTTGTCTTTGCAAAGCTGTTGTCCTTTTCTAAAATTAAATTGATACTTACTGAGCATACTACGACAAATCCTCGCATGAAAAATTATCTATTAAGTAAAATAGATCGATTTATTTACCGATTTTACTGTAAAGTAGTTTGTATTACAGATGAGGTTTCTCAAATATTATATCAATACACCCAACAATCACAGTTGAAGTTTGTTGTAATTGAGAATGGGGTTAATCTAAAAGAAATATACGATGCTGAGCCTTATTCTAAAAGAAACATTTCAAGTCTATTTAGCGATCAAGATACATTACTAATTCAAGTTGCTAGATTTAGCAAGCATAAGGATCAGGAAACAGTTATAAAAGCATTGAAATTTTTGCCTGTCAATGTAAAGTTAATGCTGGTAGGGGAAGGAGTTTTAAGAAAAAACTGCAAAGACTTGGTTAAGCAGCTTAAATTAGAAGACAGAGTATTATTTTTGGGTGCGCGAATGGATGTGCCAAAGCTGTTAAAAACAGCTGATATATCCCTTTTAAGTTCAAATTGGGAAGGATTTGGTTTAGTAGCTGTAGAGAGCATGGCTTCTGGAAAACCATTTATTGCCTCAAACGTTCCAGGAATGGCAAGTGTTGTTAAAGATGCTGGTATTTTGTTTGAAAAAGGAAATGCTAGCGAACTAGCCTTTCATATTGATAAGCTAATCAAGGATCAGAATTATTATAAAGAGGTTGTTAATGCCTGCAAAATAAGAGCTAAGCAATACGACATACAATTTATGGTAGATAAACACATAGATTTGTATCAAACAATAATATAA